In one window of Duganella dendranthematis DNA:
- a CDS encoding prolyl oligopeptidase family serine peptidase, which yields MKQLKHAAMAAAVLVAQGAMAQTCNVAGDGLTYPVTHTVDQQDNYHGTVIADPYRWLEDANSAETKDWVVAQNQLTQSYLSQIPGRDALKERLTKLWNFERFSVPFKEGGRYFYSRNDGLQNQAVLYTARTLADVPRLLLDPNTLAADGTVALAGLAVSPDGKYLAYSTAASGSDWNEIKVRDIDSGKDVEDHVKWVKFSRTAWLHDGSGFFYSRYDEPKEATKLADVNYFQKLYFHKLGTQQSADVLVYERPDHKDWGFGAEVTEDGRFLVINASQGTENKNRVFYKDLSKKDAKVVGLLEDFDAAYDFVGNDGPVFLFRTERNAPRGRIVSIDTRKPGVLNWKQIVPESSNTMVSASLVNNQLLVDYLSDAHSLVRVYDLKGKALHDVELPGLGTAGGFSGKRGDTETFYSYTSFTTPSTIYRYDLKANKSSMYRQPKVDFDPSAFETRQEFFTSRDGTKVPMFIVSKKGLKLDGSNPTYLYGYGGFNISLTPSFSVANLAWLEMGGVYVMANLRGGGEYGESWHAAGTKLQKQNVFDDFIGAAEWLVAHKVTSPAKLSIGGGSNGGLLVGAAMTQRPDLFAAAIPQVGVLDMLRFHKFTIGWAWTSDYGSSDNADEFKALLKYSPLHNLKKGTCYPATMITTADHDDRVVPAHSFKFAATAQADQAAGGAPILIRIESKAGHGAGKPTTKQIDEVVDRWGFLTRALHMDGGEVKAAGQ from the coding sequence ATGAAGCAATTGAAACACGCAGCCATGGCTGCCGCAGTCCTGGTGGCGCAAGGCGCCATGGCGCAAACCTGCAACGTCGCCGGCGACGGCCTGACCTATCCGGTCACGCACACAGTGGACCAGCAAGACAACTACCATGGCACCGTCATCGCCGATCCGTACCGCTGGCTGGAAGACGCCAACAGCGCCGAGACCAAGGACTGGGTAGTGGCGCAGAACCAGCTGACGCAAAGTTATCTGTCGCAGATTCCCGGCCGCGACGCGCTCAAGGAACGCCTGACCAAGCTGTGGAACTTCGAGCGCTTCAGCGTGCCGTTCAAGGAAGGCGGCCGCTATTTCTACAGCCGTAACGACGGCCTGCAAAATCAGGCGGTGCTGTACACCGCCAGGACGCTGGCCGATGTGCCACGCCTGCTGCTCGATCCGAACACACTGGCCGCCGACGGCACCGTGGCGCTGGCCGGCCTGGCCGTCAGCCCGGATGGTAAATACCTGGCCTACAGCACCGCCGCTTCCGGTTCCGACTGGAACGAGATCAAGGTGCGCGACATCGACAGCGGCAAGGATGTCGAAGACCACGTCAAGTGGGTCAAGTTCTCGCGCACCGCCTGGCTGCACGATGGTTCCGGCTTCTTCTACAGCCGCTACGACGAGCCGAAGGAAGCCACCAAACTCGCCGATGTCAATTACTTCCAGAAGCTGTACTTCCACAAACTGGGCACGCAGCAAAGCGCGGACGTGCTGGTGTACGAACGTCCGGATCACAAGGACTGGGGCTTCGGCGCCGAAGTCACCGAAGATGGCCGCTTCCTGGTCATCAATGCCTCGCAAGGCACGGAGAACAAGAACCGCGTGTTCTACAAGGACTTGAGCAAGAAGGACGCGAAAGTGGTCGGCCTGCTGGAAGACTTCGATGCGGCCTATGACTTCGTCGGCAATGATGGTCCGGTCTTTTTGTTCCGCACCGAGCGCAATGCGCCGCGCGGCCGCATCGTCAGCATCGACACCCGCAAGCCGGGCGTGTTGAACTGGAAGCAGATCGTCCCGGAGAGCAGCAACACCATGGTGTCCGCCTCGTTGGTCAATAACCAGCTGCTGGTCGATTACCTGAGCGACGCGCATAGTCTGGTCAGGGTCTACGACCTGAAAGGCAAGGCGCTGCATGACGTCGAACTGCCAGGCCTGGGCACCGCCGGTGGCTTTAGCGGCAAGCGCGGCGACACCGAGACGTTCTACTCGTACACCAGCTTCACCACGCCGAGCACCATCTACCGCTACGACCTGAAGGCCAACAAGAGCAGCATGTACCGCCAGCCGAAAGTCGATTTCGATCCGAGCGCGTTTGAAACACGCCAGGAGTTCTTCACCTCGCGCGATGGCACCAAGGTGCCAATGTTCATCGTGTCGAAAAAAGGCCTGAAGCTGGATGGCAGCAATCCGACCTACCTGTACGGCTACGGTGGTTTCAATATCTCGCTGACGCCGAGCTTCTCGGTGGCCAACCTGGCGTGGCTGGAAATGGGCGGCGTCTACGTGATGGCCAACCTCCGCGGCGGCGGCGAGTACGGCGAATCGTGGCACGCGGCTGGCACCAAGCTGCAAAAGCAGAACGTATTCGATGACTTTATCGGCGCGGCAGAATGGCTGGTGGCGCACAAGGTGACGTCGCCGGCCAAGCTGTCCATCGGCGGCGGCAGCAACGGCGGCCTGCTGGTCGGCGCGGCGATGACGCAGCGTCCGGACCTGTTTGCGGCGGCGATTCCGCAAGTGGGCGTGCTGGATATGCTGCGCTTCCATAAATTCACCATCGGCTGGGCGTGGACATCGGACTACGGCTCGTCCGACAATGCCGATGAATTCAAGGCGCTGCTGAAGTATTCGCCACTGCATAACCTGAAAAAGGGTACTTGCTACCCGGCCACTATGATCACCACCGCCGATCATGACGACCGCGTAGTACCGGCCCACAGCTTCAAGTTTGCCGCCACCGCGCAGGCCGACCAGGCTGCGGGCGGCGCGCCTATCCTGATCCGCATCGAGAGCAAGGCGGGCCATGGCGCCGGCAAGCCGACCACCAAGCAAATCGACGAAGTGGTGGACCGCTGGGGCTTCCTGACCCGTGCGCTGCACATGGACGGCGGCGAGGTCAAGGCGGCCGGGCAGTAA
- a CDS encoding ammonium transporter has protein sequence MDAHKDGANALFILLGAIMILAMHAGFAFLELGTVRKKNQVNALVKILVDFAVSTIAYFFVGYSIAYGINFFSSAEVLAAKNGYELVKFFFLLTFAAAIPAIISGGIAERARFHPQTIATALLVGLIYPFFEGIAWNNRFGVQDWLTHTFGATFHDFAGSVVVHAVGGWIALPAVLLLGARRGRYMKNGAIAAHPPSSIPFLALGAWILTVGWFGFNVMSAQSLDKMNGLVAVNSLMAMVGGTLVALMMGKNDPGFAYNGPLAGLVAVCAGSDLMHPLGALVTGGIAGAVFVWMFTLAQNKWKIDDVLGVWPLHGLCGAWGGIAAGIFGQKALGGIGGVSLLSQLVGTLMGVAVALIGGYAVYGVLKATLGLRLDPEEEFQGADLSIHRISSTPEREANW, from the coding sequence ATGGATGCACACAAAGACGGCGCCAATGCTTTATTCATTTTGCTCGGCGCTATCATGATTCTGGCCATGCACGCGGGCTTTGCTTTCCTTGAGCTGGGCACGGTGCGCAAGAAAAACCAGGTCAACGCGCTGGTGAAAATCCTGGTCGATTTTGCCGTATCGACCATCGCGTATTTCTTCGTCGGCTACAGCATTGCCTACGGCATCAATTTCTTTTCATCGGCCGAGGTGCTCGCCGCCAAAAACGGCTACGAGCTGGTCAAATTCTTCTTCTTGCTGACGTTTGCCGCTGCCATTCCAGCGATTATCTCCGGCGGCATTGCCGAGCGCGCGCGTTTTCATCCGCAGACTATCGCCACCGCCTTGCTGGTCGGCCTGATCTACCCATTCTTTGAAGGCATCGCCTGGAACAACCGCTTTGGCGTGCAGGACTGGCTGACGCATACCTTTGGCGCCACCTTCCACGACTTCGCCGGTTCGGTGGTGGTGCATGCGGTGGGCGGCTGGATCGCGCTGCCGGCGGTGCTGCTGCTGGGCGCGCGCCGTGGCCGTTACATGAAAAACGGCGCCATCGCCGCCCATCCGCCGTCGTCGATTCCGTTCCTGGCGCTGGGCGCGTGGATTCTGACGGTCGGCTGGTTTGGCTTTAACGTCATGAGCGCGCAGTCGCTGGACAAGATGAACGGCCTGGTCGCCGTCAACTCGCTGATGGCCATGGTGGGCGGCACGCTGGTCGCCCTCATGATGGGCAAGAACGATCCCGGCTTCGCCTACAACGGCCCGCTGGCCGGCCTGGTGGCGGTGTGCGCCGGCTCGGACCTGATGCATCCGCTCGGCGCATTGGTCACCGGCGGTATTGCCGGCGCGGTGTTTGTCTGGATGTTCACGCTGGCGCAGAACAAATGGAAGATCGACGACGTGCTGGGCGTATGGCCGCTGCACGGCCTGTGCGGCGCCTGGGGCGGCATCGCGGCCGGCATCTTTGGGCAGAAAGCCTTGGGCGGTATCGGCGGCGTATCGCTGCTGTCGCAGCTGGTGGGCACTTTGATGGGTGTGGCGGTGGCGCTGATCGGCGGCTACGCGGTGTACGGCGTGCTGAAAGCCACACTGGGCCTGCGCCTGGACCCGGAAGAGGAGTTCCAGGGCGCCGACCTGTCGATCCACCGCATCAGCTCTACGCCGGAGCGCGAAGCCAACTGGTAA
- a CDS encoding helix-turn-helix domain-containing protein: MNTLVSSNAPPEVGAALQRLRLARGLTLEDLSRIAGVSKSMLSQIEREKANPTIAITWRLANALGVQIGELLATAERETETIRVIDAHETPTLPGLHAGYVLRILGPLELASKYEWYELTLSPGGELASQGHDPGAQEHLTLLHGSVEVEVGNDKKKVKLGSTARYPGDQQHIIRNVGKTEAKALLVVIHR, translated from the coding sequence ATGAACACACTCGTTTCGTCCAATGCCCCACCTGAAGTCGGCGCCGCCCTGCAGCGCCTGCGCCTGGCCCGCGGCCTGACGCTGGAAGACCTGTCGCGCATCGCCGGCGTATCGAAGTCAATGTTGTCGCAAATTGAACGCGAAAAGGCCAACCCCACCATCGCCATCACCTGGCGGCTGGCCAACGCGCTGGGCGTGCAGATCGGCGAACTGCTGGCCACCGCCGAGCGCGAGACCGAGACCATCCGCGTGATCGACGCCCACGAGACGCCCACCCTGCCCGGCCTGCACGCCGGCTACGTGCTGCGCATCCTGGGGCCGCTGGAACTGGCTAGTAAATATGAGTGGTATGAACTGACATTGTCGCCGGGCGGCGAGCTGGCCTCGCAAGGCCACGATCCGGGCGCGCAGGAGCATCTGACCCTGCTGCACGGCTCAGTCGAGGTGGAAGTCGGTAACGACAAGAAGAAGGTCAAACTGGGCAGCACGGCGCGCTACCCGGGCGACCAGCAGCACATCATCCGCAACGTTGGCAAGACGGAGGCGAAGGCGCTGCTGGTGGTGATCCACCGCTAA
- the kbl gene encoding glycine C-acetyltransferase, giving the protein MSNPQNTFYSSLQQNLDQLREQGLYKPERVLASRQGSEVMSEDGRMLINMCANNYLGLSGEEWVAQASIDATEKYGYGLSSVRFICGTQTVHKQLEHAISKFLGTEDTILYAAAFDANGGVFEPLFDENDAIISDALNHASIIDGIRLCKAARFRYAHNDMADLEKQLQAAADKRHKVIVTDGVFSMDGTIAQLDKIVELADKYGALVMIDECHASGFMGKTGRGTHEHHNVVGKIDIITGTLGKALGGAMGGFTSGRKEVIEMLRQKSRPYLFSNTLAPSIAGASLAVLQQLSQSTELRDRLHENTAYFRKEIEALGFTIKPGTHPVVPVMLFEAPVAQKFAARMYELGVLLSGFFYPVVPMGQARVRVQLSAAHTREQLDTVLKAFEQAGRELGLLKN; this is encoded by the coding sequence ATGAGCAATCCACAAAATACTTTCTATAGCAGCCTCCAGCAAAATCTGGATCAATTGCGCGAACAGGGCCTGTACAAGCCAGAGCGCGTACTGGCTTCCCGCCAGGGCTCGGAAGTGATGAGTGAGGATGGTCGAATGCTGATTAATATGTGCGCCAACAACTACCTCGGCCTGTCGGGCGAGGAGTGGGTGGCGCAGGCGTCCATCGACGCCACCGAAAAATATGGCTACGGCCTGTCGTCGGTGCGCTTTATCTGCGGCACCCAGACCGTGCACAAGCAACTGGAGCATGCCATCTCCAAGTTCCTCGGCACCGAAGACACCATCCTGTACGCGGCGGCCTTCGACGCCAACGGCGGCGTGTTCGAGCCGCTGTTCGACGAAAACGACGCCATCATCTCCGACGCGCTCAACCACGCTTCGATCATCGACGGCATCCGCCTGTGCAAGGCCGCGCGCTTCCGCTACGCCCACAACGATATGGCCGATCTGGAAAAGCAGCTGCAAGCGGCCGCAGACAAGCGCCATAAAGTCATCGTCACCGACGGCGTGTTCTCGATGGACGGCACCATCGCCCAGCTGGACAAGATCGTCGAGCTGGCCGACAAATACGGCGCGCTGGTGATGATCGACGAATGCCACGCCTCCGGCTTCATGGGCAAGACCGGCCGCGGCACGCATGAGCACCACAACGTGGTCGGCAAGATCGACATCATCACCGGCACGCTGGGCAAGGCGCTGGGCGGCGCCATGGGCGGCTTCACCTCCGGCCGCAAGGAAGTGATCGAGATGCTGCGCCAGAAATCGCGTCCTTACCTGTTCTCGAACACGCTGGCGCCATCGATTGCCGGCGCGTCGCTGGCCGTGCTGCAGCAGCTGTCGCAATCGACCGAGCTGCGCGACCGCCTGCACGAGAACACCGCGTACTTCCGTAAAGAGATCGAAGCGCTCGGCTTCACCATCAAGCCGGGCACCCACCCTGTGGTTCCTGTGATGTTGTTCGAAGCGCCGGTGGCGCAGAAGTTCGCCGCGCGAATGTATGAACTGGGCGTGCTGCTCAGCGGCTTCTTCTACCCGGTGGTCCCGATGGGCCAGGCGCGTGTGCGCGTCCAACTGTCTGCCGCGCATACCCGCGAACAGCTGGACACCGTACTCAAAGCATTCGAACAGGCCGGCCGCGAATTGGGCCTGCTGAAGAACTAA
- a CDS encoding NAD-dependent epimerase/dehydratase family protein: MEQQKILVIGANGQIGSELVEALAKQHGAQNVIASDVSPTNLYQAARYTTLNVLDKVSLAALITDEGITQVYQLAAMLSATGEAAPLKAWTLNMDGLLNILEVARERGAIGKPLKVFWPSSIAAFGPNTPQTDTPQLTVMDPTTIYGISKLAGERLCEYYFLKYGVDVRSIRYPGIISYKSPPGGGTTDYAIAIFHSALRGERYECFLGPQTTLPMIYMPDAIRATIELMDAPAELVKVRSSYNVAGVSFNPEQLAAAITRKLPDFKIAYQPDSRQAIADSWPQSLDDATATADWGWKARIGVDEMVDSMLANIDVSLGKAA; encoded by the coding sequence ATGGAACAACAAAAAATTCTCGTCATCGGCGCCAATGGCCAGATCGGCAGTGAACTGGTGGAAGCACTGGCCAAGCAGCACGGTGCACAGAACGTCATCGCCAGCGATGTCAGCCCGACCAACCTGTATCAGGCGGCGCGCTACACCACGCTCAACGTGCTGGATAAAGTCTCGCTGGCCGCATTGATCACCGACGAAGGCATCACCCAGGTGTACCAGCTGGCGGCGATGCTGTCGGCCACCGGCGAAGCGGCGCCGCTGAAGGCATGGACGCTGAACATGGACGGCCTGCTGAATATCCTGGAAGTGGCGCGCGAACGCGGCGCCATCGGCAAGCCGCTGAAGGTGTTCTGGCCGTCGTCGATCGCCGCCTTCGGCCCGAACACGCCGCAAACCGATACGCCACAACTGACGGTGATGGACCCAACCACCATCTACGGCATCAGCAAGCTGGCCGGCGAGCGCCTGTGCGAATACTATTTCCTGAAGTACGGCGTGGACGTGCGTTCGATCCGCTACCCAGGCATCATCAGCTACAAGTCGCCACCGGGCGGCGGCACCACCGATTACGCGATTGCGATCTTCCATTCGGCGCTGCGCGGCGAGCGTTATGAATGCTTCCTCGGCCCGCAAACCACGCTGCCAATGATCTACATGCCCGACGCGATCCGCGCCACCATCGAGTTGATGGATGCGCCGGCGGAGCTGGTGAAAGTGCGTTCCTCGTACAACGTGGCCGGCGTATCGTTCAACCCGGAACAGCTGGCTGCTGCGATTACCCGCAAGCTGCCGGACTTTAAAATCGCCTACCAGCCGGACAGCCGCCAGGCTATCGCCGATTCCTGGCCGCAAAGCCTGGACGACGCTACCGCCACTGCGGACTGGGGCTGGAAAGCCCGCATCGGTGTCGATGAAATGGTCGACAGCATGCTGGCGAACATTGACGTCAGCCTGGGCAAGGCCGCCTGA
- a CDS encoding L-serine ammonia-lyase: MDMSVFDLFKIGIGPSSSHTVGPMVAARRFLLDNAPLEDVTEVKAELYGSLALTGIGHATDKAVLLGLMGETPQDVVPTRVDAQLAEAEAAGQLALLGKQVVPFKRGTHLVFHMAESLPEHPNGMRFTLTRKDGSSISRVYYSVGGGFIREEGEEAALAASVVMPYPFGTMDELLAHGVRSGLTIPQMLRANERVRVSDDELNAGLDKIWKVMRDCIAHGLDTPGQLPGGLNVKRRAAGLWKQASTSSPADSLPHDAMHLVSLYAMAVNEENAAGGRVVTAPTNGAAGIIPAVLRYYAEDCKPSDPVTGVRDFMLTAAAIGMLCKRNASISGAEIGCQGEVGVACAMAAAGLVAALGGSNGQIENAAEIGIEHHLGMTCDPIGGLVQIPCIERNGMGAVKAITAASLALKGDGTHFVSLDEVIETMRQTGADMQAKYKETSLGGLAIHVITVNHAAC; encoded by the coding sequence ATGGACATGAGTGTCTTCGATCTATTCAAGATCGGCATCGGTCCATCGAGCTCGCACACCGTGGGCCCGATGGTGGCGGCGCGCCGCTTCCTGCTGGATAACGCTCCGCTGGAGGACGTGACCGAAGTCAAGGCCGAGCTATATGGCTCGCTGGCCCTGACCGGCATCGGTCACGCCACCGATAAAGCCGTGCTGCTTGGCCTGATGGGTGAAACGCCGCAGGACGTGGTGCCGACGCGCGTGGATGCGCAACTGGCGGAAGCCGAAGCGGCGGGTCAGCTCGCGCTGCTCGGCAAGCAAGTGGTGCCGTTCAAGCGCGGCACGCATCTGGTATTCCATATGGCCGAATCCCTGCCGGAACACCCGAACGGCATGCGCTTCACGCTGACCCGCAAGGACGGCAGCAGCATCTCCAGAGTCTACTACTCGGTCGGCGGCGGCTTTATTCGCGAAGAGGGCGAAGAAGCGGCGCTGGCGGCGTCTGTGGTCATGCCTTACCCGTTCGGCACCATGGACGAACTGTTGGCGCATGGCGTGCGCAGTGGCCTGACCATTCCGCAAATGCTGCGCGCGAATGAGCGCGTGCGCGTCAGCGACGATGAGCTGAACGCCGGACTGGATAAAATCTGGAAGGTGATGCGTGACTGTATCGCCCATGGCCTCGACACGCCGGGCCAGCTGCCGGGCGGCTTGAACGTCAAGCGCCGCGCCGCCGGCCTGTGGAAGCAGGCCAGCACCAGCAGTCCGGCGGACAGCCTGCCGCACGACGCCATGCATCTGGTCAGCCTGTATGCGATGGCGGTTAACGAAGAAAACGCCGCCGGCGGACGGGTGGTCACCGCGCCGACCAACGGCGCGGCCGGCATCATTCCGGCGGTGCTGCGCTACTACGCGGAAGACTGCAAGCCGAGCGACCCGGTCACCGGCGTGCGCGACTTCATGCTGACGGCTGCGGCCATCGGCATGCTGTGCAAGCGGAATGCGTCGATCTCCGGCGCGGAAATCGGCTGCCAGGGCGAGGTGGGCGTCGCTTGCGCGATGGCCGCTGCGGGCCTGGTCGCTGCGCTGGGCGGCAGCAATGGCCAGATCGAGAACGCCGCCGAAATCGGCATCGAACACCATCTGGGCATGACCTGCGATCCGATCGGAGGGCTGGTCCAAATTCCCTGCATCGAGCGTAACGGCATGGGCGCCGTCAAGGCTATCACGGCCGCCTCGCTTGCTCTAAAGGGCGATGGCACGCACTTCGTCAGCCTCGATGAAGTGATCGAGACCATGCGCCAGACCGGCGCCGACATGCAGGCGAAGTACAAGGAGACTTCGCTGGGCGGCCTGGCGATTCACGTCATCACCGTCAATCACGCGGCTTGCTGA
- a CDS encoding M56 family metallopeptidase, with amino-acid sequence MANDLLHALLAASLIAGAVILLLCVVRVPLRRAFGARMAYMAWAAMPTALAATALAVLSAVRMPAQVQQVVAPLRHLASAGLPAASIVGMPWQQWQMWVAAVWLAVAMAMLAWYGVAHRRYRKQLGPLSRDGSIYHSMRTDEGPAVVGLWRPVIVVPADFAARYTPQEQQLILAHETVHLRRRDPLMNAQCALLQCALWFHPLVHLAARRFRLDQELACDAAVMHAHPGLKRSYADAMLKTQMSTQAALIHCHWQSTHPLKERVMQLQQTPPTKLRRVFGRITITALVAACDYGAMAANAGVESPDKYMVNMKLVAGGESSSPALLVQEGVQAAVASTGKDGVWRTELVLTKAGASSVFVKAVIKHDDRVISSPGLLVPIGETATVGVDDQFKLQLAVSKPRD; translated from the coding sequence ATGGCAAATGACCTCCTGCATGCGCTGCTCGCCGCCAGCTTGATTGCCGGCGCCGTCATCTTGCTGCTGTGCGTCGTGCGCGTGCCACTGCGACGGGCGTTCGGTGCGCGAATGGCCTACATGGCGTGGGCCGCAATGCCGACCGCACTGGCGGCGACAGCGCTAGCCGTGCTGTCCGCCGTGCGCATGCCGGCACAGGTGCAACAGGTGGTGGCGCCGTTGCGCCATCTCGCCAGCGCCGGCCTGCCCGCCGCCAGCATCGTCGGCATGCCATGGCAGCAGTGGCAGATGTGGGTAGCGGCAGTCTGGCTGGCGGTCGCAATGGCGATGCTGGCATGGTATGGCGTCGCGCACCGTCGCTACCGCAAGCAGCTTGGCCCTCTCAGCCGCGACGGCAGCATCTATCACAGCATGCGCACCGACGAAGGGCCGGCGGTGGTTGGTCTGTGGCGGCCGGTGATCGTGGTGCCGGCCGATTTCGCCGCGCGCTACACGCCACAAGAGCAGCAACTGATCCTCGCCCACGAAACAGTGCATCTGCGGCGCCGCGATCCCTTGATGAACGCCCAGTGCGCACTGCTGCAATGTGCCCTGTGGTTCCATCCGCTGGTGCACCTGGCCGCGCGCCGCTTCCGGCTGGATCAGGAACTGGCGTGCGACGCCGCCGTCATGCACGCGCATCCTGGCCTGAAACGCAGCTACGCCGACGCCATGCTCAAAACGCAGATGTCCACCCAGGCAGCACTGATACATTGCCACTGGCAGTCCACTCACCCATTGAAGGAGCGCGTCATGCAGTTGCAGCAAACGCCACCCACCAAGCTTCGCCGCGTGTTCGGCCGCATCACCATCACTGCGCTCGTCGCCGCCTGCGACTACGGCGCCATGGCCGCCAACGCCGGCGTGGAAAGCCCGGACAAATACATGGTCAATATGAAGTTGGTCGCCGGCGGCGAGTCGTCCTCGCCGGCACTACTGGTGCAGGAAGGCGTGCAGGCGGCAGTGGCCAGCACGGGGAAAGACGGTGTATGGCGCACGGAGCTGGTGCTGACCAAGGCCGGCGCCAGTTCCGTGTTTGTGAAAGCGGTCATCAAGCACGACGACCGCGTGATCAGCAGCCCAGGCTTGCTGGTGCCGATCGGCGAAACCGCAACCGTCGGCGTGGACGATCAGTTCAAACTACAACTGGCCGTCAGCAAGCCGCGTGATTGA
- a CDS encoding BlaI/MecI/CopY family transcriptional regulator, with product MNKPIQISDAESQVMEVLWSGSPRTAEDVVAALSDQQAWQVATIKTLLNRLLKKGAVRAAKDGRRFLYSPLLTRDQWLVTESGGMVQRLFGGRIAPLVAHFGRHGKLSADDLEDLKRLVKELSDGK from the coding sequence ATGAATAAACCTATCCAAATCAGCGACGCTGAATCGCAAGTCATGGAAGTGCTGTGGAGCGGCAGCCCGCGCACGGCAGAAGACGTGGTGGCGGCGCTCAGCGATCAACAGGCGTGGCAGGTCGCCACCATCAAGACGCTGCTCAATCGCCTGCTCAAGAAAGGCGCGGTGCGCGCCGCAAAGGACGGCCGGCGCTTTCTCTACTCGCCGCTGCTGACACGCGACCAGTGGTTGGTAACGGAAAGCGGCGGCATGGTGCAGCGCCTGTTCGGCGGCCGCATCGCGCCGCTGGTGGCGCACTTCGGACGACATGGCAAGCTGAGTGCCGACGATCTGGAAGACCTGAAGCGATTAGTCAAAGAGCTTAGCGATGGCAAATGA